In Felis catus isolate Fca126 chromosome E1, F.catus_Fca126_mat1.0, whole genome shotgun sequence, the following proteins share a genomic window:
- the CCDC103 gene encoding coiled-coil domain-containing protein 103 isoform X1: MKQIMERNNIIDFKALEKELQAALAADEKYKRENAAKFRAVEQKVASYEEFRGIVLASHLKPLERKDKIGGKRTVPWNCHTTQRGTSQEEATEISQEKTLVQPETSAEFYRAWRRHLRSGPERYQALLQLGGPKLGHLFQMDVGFGLLGELLVALAEHVRPTDRLVVLGILRSLASTGRFTLNLSLLSQVEREACRGLFQKLQAMSTLRPTEEEEGLGQEEERGLEEQPGEIQEEERLLQELLGVYQVD, from the exons ATG AAACAGATCATGGAAAGGAACAACATCATTGATTTCAAGGCTTTGGAGAAAGAGCTGCAGGCTGCACTCGCTGCTGATGAGAAATACAAACGGGAGAATGCTGCCAAGTTCCGGGCAGTGGAACAGAAGGTGGCTTCCTATGAGGAGTTCAG GGGTATTGTCCTTGCATCACATCTGAAGCCACTGGAGCGGAAAGACAAGATAGGAGGAAAGAGGACTGTGCCCTGGAACTGTCACACTACTCAGAGAGGGACCTCCCAGGAGGAGGCCACTGAAATCTCCCAG GAGAAAACACTTGTCCAGCCCGAGACCTCCGCAGAGTTCTACCGTGCTTGGCGGCGACACCTGCGGAGTGGGCCAGAGCGCTACCAGGCCCTGCTGCAGCTCGGAGGTCCAAAGCTGGGTCACCTCTTCCAGATGGACGTGGGGTTCGGACTTCTAGGGGAGCTGCTGGTGGCACTGGCCGAACACGTGAGGCCAACCGACCGGTTGGTGGTGCTAGGGATCCTGCGCAGCCTGGCCAGCACCGGGCGCTTCACCCTGAACCTGAGCCTGCTGAgccaggtggagagagaggccTGCAGAGGCCTGTTTCAGAAGCTGCAGGCCATGAGTACTCTCAGAcccacagaggaggaggaggggctcgGCCAGGAGGAGGAGCGGGGTCTGGAGGAGCAGCCTGGTGAGATCCAGGAGGAGGAAAGGCTCTTGCAAGAGTTGCTGGGGGTGTACCAGGTGGATTGA
- the CCDC103 gene encoding coiled-coil domain-containing protein 103 isoform X2, whose protein sequence is MERNNIIDFKALEKELQAALAADEKYKRENAAKFRAVEQKVASYEEFRGIVLASHLKPLERKDKIGGKRTVPWNCHTTQRGTSQEEATEISQEKTLVQPETSAEFYRAWRRHLRSGPERYQALLQLGGPKLGHLFQMDVGFGLLGELLVALAEHVRPTDRLVVLGILRSLASTGRFTLNLSLLSQVEREACRGLFQKLQAMSTLRPTEEEEGLGQEEERGLEEQPGEIQEEERLLQELLGVYQVD, encoded by the exons ATGGAAAGGAACAACATCATTGATTTCAAGGCTTTGGAGAAAGAGCTGCAGGCTGCACTCGCTGCTGATGAGAAATACAAACGGGAGAATGCTGCCAAGTTCCGGGCAGTGGAACAGAAGGTGGCTTCCTATGAGGAGTTCAG GGGTATTGTCCTTGCATCACATCTGAAGCCACTGGAGCGGAAAGACAAGATAGGAGGAAAGAGGACTGTGCCCTGGAACTGTCACACTACTCAGAGAGGGACCTCCCAGGAGGAGGCCACTGAAATCTCCCAG GAGAAAACACTTGTCCAGCCCGAGACCTCCGCAGAGTTCTACCGTGCTTGGCGGCGACACCTGCGGAGTGGGCCAGAGCGCTACCAGGCCCTGCTGCAGCTCGGAGGTCCAAAGCTGGGTCACCTCTTCCAGATGGACGTGGGGTTCGGACTTCTAGGGGAGCTGCTGGTGGCACTGGCCGAACACGTGAGGCCAACCGACCGGTTGGTGGTGCTAGGGATCCTGCGCAGCCTGGCCAGCACCGGGCGCTTCACCCTGAACCTGAGCCTGCTGAgccaggtggagagagaggccTGCAGAGGCCTGTTTCAGAAGCTGCAGGCCATGAGTACTCTCAGAcccacagaggaggaggaggggctcgGCCAGGAGGAGGAGCGGGGTCTGGAGGAGCAGCCTGGTGAGATCCAGGAGGAGGAAAGGCTCTTGCAAGAGTTGCTGGGGGTGTACCAGGTGGATTGA